From Ascaphus truei isolate aAscTru1 chromosome 17, aAscTru1.hap1, whole genome shotgun sequence, the proteins below share one genomic window:
- the TATDN2 gene encoding 3'-5' RNA nuclease TATDN2, producing the protein MAAEGSGTRKHKWSNLAEVSPNKYLRCNDTKLPRRVSDTGSRESESLCVAQERRVTFSPCQAAAQGRAIPARAGDHPAGYVRRRGSFKGYLPRSSSPLHKTVQLEKSADLVTRHSEPLISEGNYGPAQSTEDTGRVQKDAPSCPKNRSPRAHPPSVLFMKAFRDIIGGPVRTKRSSGNEPATPEPDPSAGSARLSQEESTSATSRAADAFNPETHSDHFLKKEKYDTSERPPDRSRTATDSQPEPGPEVQEERLVFLYDNDSDEDVGSGLVLEKDPSIGSDFSDVEDVDSLARFSQEEPAVSCCPEPEDFSETPSSYVMYPEHLYRSPWCNYTEHWTSGQLYRPCAEQNAWRQEESNSSHVSEHSLNLVDNSVLNVSSNSDTTGDRQRVRFGSFDSSWFCEGTNKLTRQGSKTRAPADPPGVPKFLQDGFIDTHCHLDMLFSRLSFNGSFASFRQKNPATFPKEFQGCIADFCDPGTLGDLQWEHLLGEDMVWGAFGCHPHFAQYYTDLKEKEVLNALRHPKAVAYGEMGLDYSHKCSTTVPVQHKVFERQLQLAVSLGKPLVIHCRGADDDLFRIMKKLVPWDYKIHRHCFTGSYDVIEPFLKEFPNMAVGFTALLTYPSAVEAQEAMRQIPLERLVVETDAPFFLPKQVPKDLCKFCHPGLALHTVHEIAKQKRLPVTAVLAALRQNTEQLYGL; encoded by the exons ATGGCAGCCGAAGGCAGTGGCACGCGGAAGCACAAGTGGTCAAACCTTGCAGAGGTGTCCCCCAACAAGTACCTAAGATGCAATGACACGAAACTTCCCCGCCGGGTCAGTGACACGGGAAGCCGGGAGTCAGAAAGCCTGTGCGTGGCACAGGAGAGACGCGTCACCTTCTCTCCGTGCCAGGCTGCGGCCCAGGGAAGGGCTATCCCCGCACGTGCGGGAGACCATCCCGCCGGCtatgtgaggaggagaggcagtTTCAAGGGTTATCTGCCGAGGAGCAGCTCTCCCCTCCACAAGACTGTCCAGCTGGAGAAATCTGCAGACCTTGTGACCCGGCATTCAGAGCCGTTAATAAGCGAG GGTAACTATGGACCAGCGCAATCTACTGAAGATACAGGACGTGTACAAAAAGATGCCCCCAGTTGTCCAAAGAATCGAAGCCCCAGGGCGCACCCTCCCTCCGTGCTGTTCATGAAGGCTTTCCGTGACATCATTGGGGGTCCCGTCAGAACAAAACGGTCATCTGGCAACGAGCCAGCTACTCCCGAGCCAGATCCCAGCGCGGGATCAGCCAGGCTCAGCCAGGAAGAGTCGACTTCTGCCACGAGCCGCGCCGCAGACGCGTTCAACCCAGAGACGCACAGCGACCACTTCTTAAAGAAAGAAAAGTACGACACCTCTGAGAGACCTCCTGATCGCAGCCGCACGGCCACGGACAGCCAGCCCGAGCCGGGCCCCGAGGTCCAAGAAGAGAGGCTGGTGTTTCTTTACGACAATGATTCTGATGAAGACGTTGGCAGT GGACTGGTCTTGGAGAAGGATCCGTCCATTGGGAGCGACTTTTCCGACGTGGAAGATGTAGACTCGTTGGCCAGGTTCTCCCAGGAAGAGCCGGCAGTCTCGTGCTGCCCTGAGCCAGAGGACTTCTCCGAAACGCCCTCTAGTTACGTCATGTACCCGGAACACCTGTACAGGAGCCCATGGTGTAATTACACCGAGCACTGGACTAGCGGCCAGCTGTATAGACCCTGCGCAGAGCAGAACGCATGGCGCCAGGAGGAGTCGAACAGCAGCCACGTGTCAGAACATTCGCTCAACTTGGTGGACAACTCTGTCCTCAATGTGTCCAGCAACAGCGACACCACAGGAGACAGGCAACGCGTCAGGTTTGGCTCTTTTGACTCTTCGTGGTTCTGCGAGGGCACAAATAAGCTGACGAGACAAGGCTCTAAGACTCGTGCCCCCGCTGACCCTCCCGGGGTACCGAAATTTCTGCAGGACGGGTTCATAGACACACACTGCCACCTCGACATGCTCTTCTCAAGACTGTCCTTCAACGGGTCTTTTGCCAGTTTCAGGCAAAAGAATCCCGCCACATTCCCAAAGGAATTTCAGGGGTGCATTGCCGATTTCTGTGACCCCGGCACTCTGGGGGACCTCCAGTGGGAGCATTTGCTGGGAGAGGACATGGTGTGGGGGGCATTTGGCTGTCACCCGCACTTTGCCCAGTATTACACAGACCTGAAGGAAAAAGAGGTCTTGAACGCTCTCAGACACCCAAAAGCTGTCGCCTACGGAGAAATGGGGCTGGATTATTCCCACAAATGTTCTACTACAGTGCCCGTACAGCACAAG GTGTTTGAGCGACAGCTGCAGTTGGCCGTGTCACTTGGGAAGCCTCTGGTAATCCACTGTCGCGGTGCAGACGACGACTTGTTCAGAATAATGAAGAAGTTGGTCCCCTGGGATTACAAGATACATCG GCACTGCTTCACTGGGAGTTACGACGTCATAGAACCGTTCCTGAAGGAGTTCCCAAACATGGCTGTGGGCTTCACTGCCCTCTTGACGTACCCCTCTGCCGTGGAGGCTCAGGAGGCAATGAGACAGATACCCCTGGAGAGGCTGGTTGTGGAAACCGATGCCCCCTTCTTTCTGCCTAAGCAG
- the IRAK2 gene encoding interleukin-1 receptor-associated kinase-like 2 isoform X1, translating into MAGPPGRDSSPLILEIPPRVLEEFCRCMDCLSDWEWMRFASRVISDQTDLRSIRSVGKMGISVTRELLWSWGQRLATLQDLTHLLQDLQLYRAMDILHQGAPLTCSGMASQAEERMEANSPVRKHSNMNRNRPTERELPDSTAAEHAAYPLACPPAPSLDMLGSLQPISDLGLLSCTQDRLHVPHQETNSVISSAPLLWAKEEVERATDGFSEDKKIHSGEFADVFTGRKADTVYAIKRLKETEGEQQKKVQSFFHTETEIRFRCRHANLLQLLGVCVERGCHCLIYRFLRNGSLDCALQQGGAPIRSWETRVAVALGILQAVGHLHEAGICHGNIRSSNVFLDENFAPKLGHSGLRFCPGVRTGYTQAKTKEQQWYQPYLPDSFVRGGQLTEAIDIFACGVVLAEIMTGLKACDDERRPAYLKDLILEEMETVKSDAESIRACAGGKTATELCAQEVSRKYADRGAGQLPEGVLLYFSTAICLCLSKKKPVLSEVYAVMEKAGHHFRDQRELRTSSRVSQEEMFSVNVPEESDYAESSSSECIVGAILEVPSSSSDIAQSLACPIPRDRCPRVPERSTPCETDAPSSSIFPRTGSWDQAQLPRQNTPCEGPETSCSPSGSGPPSWGIELTKEKQQLMRNIGLYQDGSLDSSVLFDSS; encoded by the exons ATGGCGGGTCCTCCGGGCAGGGATTCCTCCCCTCTGATCCTGGAAATCCCCCCCCGAGTGTTGGAGGAGTTCTGCCGCTGCATGGACTGCCTGAGCGACTGGGAATGGATGCGTTTCG CATCTCGTGTGATCAGCGACCAAACCGACCTGCGGAGCATCCGCTCCGTGGGAAAGATGGGGATCAGTGTGACCCGGGAGCTCTTGTGGTCTTGGGGACAGAGACTGGCGACCCTGCAGGACCTGACACACCTTCTCCAGGACCTGCAGCTGTACAGAGCGATGGACATTCTACACCAGG GCGCTCCTCTCACTTGTTCAGGGATGGCGTCTCAAGCAGAAGAGAGAATGGAAGCAAATTCTCCTGTAAGGAAGCATAGTAACATGAATCGCAACAGGCCGACAGAGCGTGAGCTTCCAGACTCCACAGCTGCAG AACATGCTGCTTATCCACTTGCGTGCCCACCTGCGCCCTCACTGGACATGCTGGGCTCCCTGCAGCCAATTTCTGACCTGGGTCTGTTGTCCTGCACTCAAGAC CGTCTACACGTCCCGCATCAAGAGACAAACTCCGTTATAAGCAGCGCGCCACTGCTGTGGGCGAAGGAAGAGGTGGAAAGAGCCACCGATGGATTCAGCGAGGACAAGAAAATACACAGCGGTGAATTTGCGGACGTCTTCACAGGTCGGAAAGCAGACACAGTTTATGCAATCAAAAGGCTCAAAGAG ACGGAGGGCGAGCAGCAGAAAAAGGTGCAATCCTTCTTTCACACGGAGACAGAAATCCGTTTCCG CTGCCGTCACGCAAACCTCCTGCAGCTGCTGGGCGTCTGCGTAGAGAGAGGGTGTCACTGCCTCATATACCGGTTCCTGAGAAATGGATCGTTAGATTGTGCCTTACAGCAG GGTGGAGCCCCAATCCGGAGCTGGGAGACGCGCGTGGCCGTGGCTCTGGGTATCTTGCAGGCTGTTGGTCACTTGCACGAGGCTGGGATATGCCACGGAAACATCAGAAG CTCAAATGTTTTCCTGGACGAGAACTTCGCCCCAAAGCTGGGACACTCCGGCCTGCGCTTCTGTCCAGGCGTTCGCACTGGTTACACCCAGGCAAAGACCAAGGAGCAGCAGTGGTACCAGCCGTACCTGCCAGACAGCTTTGTGAGAGGCGGACAGCTAACCGAAGCCATCGACATCTTTGCTTGTGGGGTG GTCCTAGCGGAAATAATGACCGGTCTCAAAGCTTGTGATGACGAGCGACGTCCAGCCTACCTG AAAGATTTAATCCTTGAAGAAATGGAGACAGTAAAAAGTGATGCGGAGTCCATCAGGGCGTGCGCCGGGGGGAAGACTGCGACGGAGCTGTGTGCACAGGAAGTAAGCCGGAAATACGCAGACAGAGGAGCGGGGCAGCTGCCGGAAGGCGTGCTTCTGTATTTTTCCACCGCCATCTGCTTATGTCTGAGTAAAAAGAAGCCCGTCCTATCAGAG GTTTATGCAGTGATGGAGAAAGCTGGGcaccacttcagagaccagcggGAGCTGAGGACCAGCAGCCGAGTGTCTCAAGAGGAGATGTTTTCTGTGAATGTTCCAGAGGAAAGTGATTATGCTGAATCCTCGTCTAGCGAGTGCATTGTAGGAGCCATATTAGAAGTACCCAGCAGTTCGTCAGATATCGCTCAGTCCTTGGCTTGTCCGATTCCTAGGGACAGATGCCCCAGAGTCCCAGAGAGGAGCACCCCCTGTGAAACAGATGCTCCCAGCAGTTCCATATTCCCCCGCACAGGGAGCTGGGATCAAGCTCAGCTCCCGCGACAGAACACCCCCTGCGAGGGTCCCGAGACTTCCTGTTCACCTTCAG GCAGCGGTCCTCCGTCATGGGGAATAGAGCTGaccaaggagaagcagcagctAATGAGGAACATTGGTCTGTACCAGGATGGGAGCCTGGATAGCTCTGTCCTGTTCGATTCTAGCTGA
- the IRAK2 gene encoding interleukin-1 receptor-associated kinase-like 2 isoform X2: MAGPPGRDSSPLILEIPPRVLEEFCRCMDCLSDWEWMRFASRVISDQTDLRSIRSVGKMGISVTRELLWSWGQRLATLQDLTHLLQDLQLYRAMDILHQGMASQAEERMEANSPVRKHSNMNRNRPTERELPDSTAAEHAAYPLACPPAPSLDMLGSLQPISDLGLLSCTQDRLHVPHQETNSVISSAPLLWAKEEVERATDGFSEDKKIHSGEFADVFTGRKADTVYAIKRLKETEGEQQKKVQSFFHTETEIRFRCRHANLLQLLGVCVERGCHCLIYRFLRNGSLDCALQQGGAPIRSWETRVAVALGILQAVGHLHEAGICHGNIRSSNVFLDENFAPKLGHSGLRFCPGVRTGYTQAKTKEQQWYQPYLPDSFVRGGQLTEAIDIFACGVVLAEIMTGLKACDDERRPAYLKDLILEEMETVKSDAESIRACAGGKTATELCAQEVSRKYADRGAGQLPEGVLLYFSTAICLCLSKKKPVLSEVYAVMEKAGHHFRDQRELRTSSRVSQEEMFSVNVPEESDYAESSSSECIVGAILEVPSSSSDIAQSLACPIPRDRCPRVPERSTPCETDAPSSSIFPRTGSWDQAQLPRQNTPCEGPETSCSPSGSGPPSWGIELTKEKQQLMRNIGLYQDGSLDSSVLFDSS; this comes from the exons ATGGCGGGTCCTCCGGGCAGGGATTCCTCCCCTCTGATCCTGGAAATCCCCCCCCGAGTGTTGGAGGAGTTCTGCCGCTGCATGGACTGCCTGAGCGACTGGGAATGGATGCGTTTCG CATCTCGTGTGATCAGCGACCAAACCGACCTGCGGAGCATCCGCTCCGTGGGAAAGATGGGGATCAGTGTGACCCGGGAGCTCTTGTGGTCTTGGGGACAGAGACTGGCGACCCTGCAGGACCTGACACACCTTCTCCAGGACCTGCAGCTGTACAGAGCGATGGACATTCTACACCAGG GGATGGCGTCTCAAGCAGAAGAGAGAATGGAAGCAAATTCTCCTGTAAGGAAGCATAGTAACATGAATCGCAACAGGCCGACAGAGCGTGAGCTTCCAGACTCCACAGCTGCAG AACATGCTGCTTATCCACTTGCGTGCCCACCTGCGCCCTCACTGGACATGCTGGGCTCCCTGCAGCCAATTTCTGACCTGGGTCTGTTGTCCTGCACTCAAGAC CGTCTACACGTCCCGCATCAAGAGACAAACTCCGTTATAAGCAGCGCGCCACTGCTGTGGGCGAAGGAAGAGGTGGAAAGAGCCACCGATGGATTCAGCGAGGACAAGAAAATACACAGCGGTGAATTTGCGGACGTCTTCACAGGTCGGAAAGCAGACACAGTTTATGCAATCAAAAGGCTCAAAGAG ACGGAGGGCGAGCAGCAGAAAAAGGTGCAATCCTTCTTTCACACGGAGACAGAAATCCGTTTCCG CTGCCGTCACGCAAACCTCCTGCAGCTGCTGGGCGTCTGCGTAGAGAGAGGGTGTCACTGCCTCATATACCGGTTCCTGAGAAATGGATCGTTAGATTGTGCCTTACAGCAG GGTGGAGCCCCAATCCGGAGCTGGGAGACGCGCGTGGCCGTGGCTCTGGGTATCTTGCAGGCTGTTGGTCACTTGCACGAGGCTGGGATATGCCACGGAAACATCAGAAG CTCAAATGTTTTCCTGGACGAGAACTTCGCCCCAAAGCTGGGACACTCCGGCCTGCGCTTCTGTCCAGGCGTTCGCACTGGTTACACCCAGGCAAAGACCAAGGAGCAGCAGTGGTACCAGCCGTACCTGCCAGACAGCTTTGTGAGAGGCGGACAGCTAACCGAAGCCATCGACATCTTTGCTTGTGGGGTG GTCCTAGCGGAAATAATGACCGGTCTCAAAGCTTGTGATGACGAGCGACGTCCAGCCTACCTG AAAGATTTAATCCTTGAAGAAATGGAGACAGTAAAAAGTGATGCGGAGTCCATCAGGGCGTGCGCCGGGGGGAAGACTGCGACGGAGCTGTGTGCACAGGAAGTAAGCCGGAAATACGCAGACAGAGGAGCGGGGCAGCTGCCGGAAGGCGTGCTTCTGTATTTTTCCACCGCCATCTGCTTATGTCTGAGTAAAAAGAAGCCCGTCCTATCAGAG GTTTATGCAGTGATGGAGAAAGCTGGGcaccacttcagagaccagcggGAGCTGAGGACCAGCAGCCGAGTGTCTCAAGAGGAGATGTTTTCTGTGAATGTTCCAGAGGAAAGTGATTATGCTGAATCCTCGTCTAGCGAGTGCATTGTAGGAGCCATATTAGAAGTACCCAGCAGTTCGTCAGATATCGCTCAGTCCTTGGCTTGTCCGATTCCTAGGGACAGATGCCCCAGAGTCCCAGAGAGGAGCACCCCCTGTGAAACAGATGCTCCCAGCAGTTCCATATTCCCCCGCACAGGGAGCTGGGATCAAGCTCAGCTCCCGCGACAGAACACCCCCTGCGAGGGTCCCGAGACTTCCTGTTCACCTTCAG GCAGCGGTCCTCCGTCATGGGGAATAGAGCTGaccaaggagaagcagcagctAATGAGGAACATTGGTCTGTACCAGGATGGGAGCCTGGATAGCTCTGTCCTGTTCGATTCTAGCTGA
- the VHL gene encoding von Hippel-Lindau disease tumor suppressor gives MPQEIPTADSVPQLRSFNSRQPSHAMFCNRSPRTVQPVWVNFQGEPQPYPTLPPGTGRRINTYLGHLWLFRDADTDVGLVVNGKEIFVPSPNENGQPAFVNVTLPVFGLKERCLQVVRSLVKPEDYRKLEIVTSLYEDLENRPDALKDLRRLAVGFWEQTRGSSP, from the exons ATGCCGCAAGAGATTCCCACGGCGGACTCCGTCCCTCAGCTGCGATCCTTTAACAGCCGCCAGCCCTCGCACGCCATGTTTTGTAACCGCAGCCCGCGCACCGTGCAGCCGGTGTGGGTGAATTTCCAGGGGGAGCCGCAGCCCTACCCCACCCTTCCTCCGGGCACCGGCCGCAGGATAAACACCTACCTCG GGCACCTCTGGCTGTTCAGAGATGCTGACACAGATGTCGGTCTGGTAGTGAATGGGAAGGAAATATTTGTGCCATCACCCAATGAAAATGGTCAGCCAGCTTTTGTAAACGTCACCCTGCCAG TCTTCGGTCTGAAAGAGCGATGTCTCCAGGTCGTTAGGAGTCTTGTGAAACCGGAAGATTACCGGAAGCTGGAGATTGTGACCTCTTTATATGAAGACCTGGAAAACCGTCCAGATGCCTTGAAGGACTTGCGTCGACTggcagtgggattctgggaacaGACAAGAGGATCGAGTCcgtaa
- the THUMPD3 gene encoding tRNA (guanine(6)-N(2))-methyltransferase THUMP3, whose amino-acid sequence MSDVDAVADSLKQVILGDGDPVPHHVLSPDMLLVTIGATVPTGFEFTAAEEVKEKLGCHCKISKDRGKIYFQIGEESLAQVHHLRSVDNLFVIVQEFTDFPFNESKEAALQDFQKMAEMLPWERALGIWKLNNTLKKKKKQRKKPGNGGKERKPQPAVSSVLETPGGQEMGSTVGQQEPAVSSDLETAGREETGGTEKQQPAAHIPGNSAGENLQAEGTEKLPASPSSQAPSPDDAHGNDVDSQPGSQVQQEVQEGGITADAGSVLKFRVTCNRAGDKHSFTSNEAARDFGGAVQEHFQWKADMTNFDVEVLLNISYNEMLVGIALTEESLHRRNITHFGPTTLRSTLAYGMLRLCNLQTSDVVIDPMCGTGAIPIEGVSEWPGCFFLAGDNNSQAVKRAASNIISLLRKQQSPESAPQGLQIDAVHWDISSLPLRSGSVDVIITDLPFGKRIGSKKKNWDLYPSCLREMSRVCRAGSGRAVLLTHDRKCFIKALAKAGHLWRKVHTVWVNIGGLHAGVYLLKRTSHNGARDAAEED is encoded by the exons ATGTCAGATGTTGATGCAGTGGCAGACTCCTTGAAACAGGTGATATTAGGAGATGGAGACCCTGTGCCTCATCATGTGTTGAGCCCGGACATGTTGCTTGTCACTATCGGAGCCACGGTTCCCACAGGGTTTGAATTCACAGCAGCCGAGGAAGTGAAGGAGAAGCTGGGTTGTCATTGCAAAATCAGCAAAGATCGGGGCAAAATCTACTTTCAGATTGGAGAGGAGAGCCTGGCACAG GTTCACCATCTCAGGTCTGTGGACAATCTGTTTGTTATAGTTCAGGAGTTtacagacttcccctttaatgAATCAAAG GAGGCTGCTCTGCAGGATTTTCAGAAGATGGCAGAGATGTTGCCATGGGAGAGAGCGCTGGGTATCTGGAAACTAAACAACACcctaaagaagaagaagaagcagcgCAAGAAACCGGGgaatggagggaaggagaggaagcCCCAGCCGGCGGTGTCATCCGTCCTGGAGACTCCAGGAGGGCAGGAGATGGGGAGCACCGTGGGCCAGCAGGAGCCGGCAGTCTCATCCGACCTGGAGACTGCAGGAAGGGAGGAGACGGGGGGCACCGAGAAGCAGCAGCCGGCAGCTCATATCCCCGGTAACTCCGCAGGAGAGAATCTGCAGGCGGAAGGCACGGAGAAGCTGCCGGCGAGTCCCAGCTCGCAGGCTCCGTCACCAGATGATGCACATGGTAATGACGTGGACTCACAGCCAGGCTCCCAGGTGCAGCAGGAAGTCCAGGAGGGTGGCATCACTGCAGACGCTGGCAGCGTCCTAAAATTCCGTGTCACCTGCAACCGAGCTGGGGACAAACACAGCTTCACATCCAATGAGGCAGCGAGGGACTTCGGAGGGGCCGTGCAGGAGCACTTCCAGTGGAAAGCCGACATGACTAACTTCGACGTGGAG GTGCTGCTGAACATCAGTTATAACGAGATGCTGGTGGGAATCGCGCTGACCGAGGAGAGTCTGCATCGCAGGAACATCACGCACTTCGGTCCCACCACCCTGCGCTCCACGCTGGCGTACGGCATGCTCAG GCTCTGCAACTTGCAGACGTCAGACGTCGTTATCGATCCAATGTGCGGAACCGGAGCCATCCCAATAGAG GGGGTGAGTGAGTGGCCAGGCTGTTTCTTCCTGGCTGGAGACAATAACTCACAGGCTGTGAAAAGAGCCGCCAGCAACATCATTTCTTTACTGAGGAAGCAGCAGAGCCCGGAGAG CGCCCCCCAGGGACTTCAGATAGATGCTGTTCACTGGGACATTTCCAGCTTGCCCTTGAGGAGCGGCTCCGTGGATGTCATCATCACAGACCTGCCGTTTGGGAAGAG AATCGGGTCGAAGAAGAAGAACTGGGACCTGTACCCGTCCTGCCTGCGTGAGATGAGCCGGGTGTGCCGGGCGGGCAGCGGCAGAGCTGTGCTGCTCACCCACGACCGGAAATGCTTCATCAAG GCCTTGGCGAAAGCAGGACACCTATGGAGAAAAGTGCACACTGTCTGGGTGAACATAGGGGGGCTGCACGCTGGCGTTTATCTCCTGAAACGGACTTCGCACAACGGCGCCCGAGACGCGGCAGAGGAGGACTAA